From a single Populus trichocarpa isolate Nisqually-1 chromosome 17, P.trichocarpa_v4.1, whole genome shotgun sequence genomic region:
- the LOC18107338 gene encoding PI-PLC X domain-containing protein At5g67130-like yields MGFSQNLFLIITALVVLADVATACSNGQCRILDECSSNQDCQAGLYCSSCLVGFSGSRCVRSTITNQFKLLNNSLPFNKYAFLTTHNAYAIDGYPSHTGVPRITFTNQEDNITEQLNNGARALMLDTYDFQGDVWLCHSFKGQCYDYTAFGPAIDTLKEIEAFLSANPTEIVTLILEDYVQAPNGLTKVFTDAGLMKYWFPVAKMPQNGQDWPLVSDMVQNNQRLLVFTSIQSKEASEGIAYQWNYMVENQYGDDGMKAGSCANRGESPPLDDKSRSLVLVNYFRSIPMKELSCEDNSGNLINILHTCDGAAASRWANFVAVDYYKRSEGGGSFQAVDLLNGKLLCGCDDIHACVPGSTSGACTP; encoded by the exons ATGGGTTTTTCTCAGAACTTGTTTTTGATCATCACAGCTTTAGTGGTCCTTGCCGATGTTGCTACAGCCTGCTCCAATGGACAATGCAGG ATACTTGATGAATGCTCATCGAACCAAGATTGTCAAGCTGGGCTCTATTGTTCCTCTTGCCTGGTAGGATTTTCAGGTTCTAGATGTGTAAGATCAACCATCACAAACCAATTCAAGCTTCTG AACAATTCTTTGCCTTTCAACAAATATGCATTTTTGACGACCCACAATGCATATGCTATTGATGGATACCCTTCTCACACCGGAGTCCCTCGAATCACATTTACCAACCAAGAAGACAACATCACAGAGCAGTTAAAT AATGGAGCTCGAGCCTTGATGCTTGATACCTACGATTTTCAAGGAGATGTATGGTTATGTCATTCATTTAAAGGACAATGTTATGATTATACCGCATTT GGTCCAGCAATTGACACCCTAAAGGAAATTGAAGCTTTCTTATCAGCAAATCCAACAGAAATTGTTACATTAATCTTAGAAGATTATGTTCAAGCCCCAAATGGACTGACCAAGGTCTTCACTGATGCTGGGTTAATGAAATATTGGTTTCCTGTGGCAAAAATGCCTCAAAATGGTCAAGATTGGCCATTAGTTAGTGACATGGTCCAGAACAACCAAAGGCTACTTGTTTTCACTTCAATTCAATCCAAGGAAGCAAGTGAAGGCATTGCTTACCAATGGAATTACATGGTTGAAAATCAAT ATGGGGATGATGGCATGAAAGCAGGAAGCTGTGCTAACAGAGGAGAGTCACCTCCTCTTGATGACAAGAGTAGATCTTTAGTGTTGGTAAATTACTTTAGATCTATCCCCATGAAGGAACTTTCTTGTGAAGATAACTCGGGGAATCTCATAAACATCCTTCATACTTGTGATGGGGCTGCTGCCAGCAGATGGGCAAATTTTGTTGCTGTGGATTATTACAAG AGGAGTGAAGGAGGAGGATCATTTCAAGCCGTGGACCTGCTAAATGGGAAGCTATTGTGTGGGTGTGATGATATCCATGCATGTGTG CCTGGATCGACTTCAGGAGCCTGCACTCCCTAG